From one Lotus japonicus ecotype B-129 chromosome 3, LjGifu_v1.2 genomic stretch:
- the LOC130748558 gene encoding 60S ribosomal protein L9-like, with the protein MKKIFSSETMDIPDGVSIKVEGPRGDFQLITDENGKKKLKIEAWFGTHKMRLIYAHFPINASITNHNKGIKIHSFLLFVRKVDMLDGVSIVQSEKVKDELVFDGNDIELVSRSCALINQNKDIRKFLDGIYVSEKGTALIKKRMIF; encoded by the exons ATGAAGAAGATCTTTTCATCGGAGACCATGGACATCCCCGACGGCGTGAGCATCAAGGTTGAAGGCCCTCGTGGGGATTTCCAGCTCATCACCGATGAGAACGGcaagaagaagctcaagatcGAGGCCTGGTTCGGTACCCACAAGATGAGGCTCATCTATGCCCATTTTCCCATCAATGCTAGCATCACTAATCACAACAAGGGCATCAAGATCCATAGCTTTCTACTTTTC GTGAGGAAAGTGGATATGCTTGATGGAGTTTCCATTGTGCAATCTGAGAAGGTGAAGGATGAGTTGGTTTTCGATGGAAATGACATTGAGCTTGTTTCTAGGTCATGTGCCCTTATCAATCAG AACAAGGATATCAGGAAGTTTCTTGATGGTATTTATGTTAGTGAGAAGGGGACCGCATTAATAAAGAAG AGAATGATTTTTTGA